Proteins co-encoded in one Girardinichthys multiradiatus isolate DD_20200921_A chromosome 11, DD_fGirMul_XY1, whole genome shotgun sequence genomic window:
- the pcp4a gene encoding calmodulin regulator protein PCP4a, whose product MTTSAPNPCFKTITGTNWRNKINPLPKSIFLLFHFLSTPDEQKNKLPLDFDIDMEDPETKKAAVAIQSQFRKFQKKKQDVKS is encoded by the coding sequence ATGACTACTAGTGCACCCAAtccatgttttaaaacaatcacTGGAACTAActggagaaataaaataaaccctCTTCCTAAGTCCATCTTTTTACTCTTTCACTTTCTCTCTACCCCAGATGAACAGAAGAACAAACTCCCCCTGGACTTCGACATCGACATGGAAGATCCAGAGACCAAGAAAGCCGCCGTGGCCATCCAGTCTCAGTTCAGGAAATTCCAGAAAAAGAAGCAGGATGTGAAGTCATAG